In Megalops cyprinoides isolate fMegCyp1 chromosome 8, fMegCyp1.pri, whole genome shotgun sequence, the genomic stretch ccattactctggcagaaaagcagatatttcaactaaatttcttgtacTTCATCAAAGTGAAGGATCCtaactgggaacttatgaaacctccacatcagccattttgtgtttcatccatctttgattttgtcaaacacacatttaagcACCTCCTgctagagttatggcacaatgagttTTTGTGTATgacctctttggaccattgtctttaagagttgttaaaggatagttgccaggttgaacaatatgGCCACAGTGTACTCACAAATTCACCCATCAAGgtgccataaaggaagagtagctatatctctgcaatgctttttgTTCAAGTCGgtacacatgcttaccatgaggcTTGGGTGGCACAAACCAggtttagtgaaatttggccactttagggtgctatactgaaaaacaggtttaagcACCCATGTGTCCATTTACTGagattttattgaaattttgtTCCAATGaacatcacaaggcacagaccacatgaagaaaagcagatattgccaCCATTTTTGTAGAACATTACATATCAGGtgctaactggaaaatgaacacatcgttcaatgtccaaatggcacggctgctaagatacaatcacTTTGTAGCAGTTAGAATAAGCACATCTCCTGAAGCTTTTGACCtactgccacaactaatacactaaatagttGAATAGTAATGCTGATGAGACCGTTCAAATCACTGTGGAGAGTCCGATTAGAATATTAGAATAACCAAAATATTCCTATAACGAAAGAAATACCCCGCCGAAAAGGATAATCAAAAATCCAAACCAAACCTCCCCGTAACACCTGCGGTGCAGATCGTTTCTTCCTCGAGCCGTCCGTTCCCACGACTGCCTGAATTGTCGTGCTTTTAACCCGTACTCCTGCTAATCAAGACAATCCAGAACAGCAGCGGACCCCGCCAGCAGCAGCCATTCAGCACCCGCGGTTCCCAATTAATTCCCAAACGCGGTGCTCAACGCGGCGGCAACTGTCGGTTTACCTCCCGACATTATCtcgccaggatgaagtgactaaaggggcagttaaaaatggcgaggggggcaaatctttttatatattaaaacagTAGATTATCATACCGCTATGcctgtttctgcatttttttttcatcctgcgggtagcaatatagtggcgttttgaATAGACGCGAGCAATTCCCTGTCTTACCTTTTCCAAgtgtttgtgcgtcatggccataatatgaaatagtaatatttggggcagattgccatgtcaccacctaaaattggtctggtggtaggtttaatgaaattcgTTGATTTAATCATGCAATGccctctgaaaggctaaataacaacaacacaagactactgtttcaaaatccaTTTGTAtttccaaaatccaaaatacatttatttcacagcattgGTTAAGACAGTATTAAAAGACAGGCCAAAAAACGAATAAGCAcacacaggaccagtgtgtcCGCACCCGGCGCCACgagggggcaaggggggggggggggggggggggttgccccCGCCCCCTGATTTAAGTATTTTCCGTAGATTTGAAATTCCGCTActctggcctccaaaaaggacatttttctcctctccacctcatcaaccatcacctctatctaCGTGTCCAAATAATTGATTTTCTTACGTCCTGCCATTGATTCTCAACATCAGTCTCTGCATTTCTGGGATTACCTGGGATTTTTAATGTGCTAATTCGACAAATTAAAGGTgtgtctcggtccatataaATACAATTGTGGGAATAGACGTTAAAcgcgttcatgtgcacataatctcacgctAATTTGATTTGCACTcatatttatgaagacaattaggCGTAAGTGTTGTTTGATAACTGACGAAAAACCTCCGTACACAAATCGTGGGGTTGTGCGTACACATGGTCCTACGGCAAATTgacacaaagattgatacatataGCCCCTTAAAGCTGGGGCTCTAtactgcctaacaatatggaggtttcaagttcggggtgcgtctgcgttcagtttgtgctttgtccctgtgttcatgtggctttcctctgggtattctggttttctaccacagtccaaacacattcaggtaatgtcaattggacatgctatattgcccatagtTGTGAGTGTAAGTGGgtgtaaatgtgtctgttcaccctgtgatggactggtgtcttgttcTGATTGTCTACCTTTtggccctgtggtgcttggccccttcattgctgcttgcagctatatttttcCTTGTCAATGTTctgtattaatgttttataattataCTCTTAAGCATGATACTTTAATCTAAATTACTCCAATAAACAACCAGCTACGTAAATGGGTGATATGCAAGTTCTCTGAATGACGGACATTTATGCGAGTTAATAACATGTATGGTATATGTTCAGCTTCACAAcaatatttctttcatttattccGCCATCCACTCGTGCAGTAATTTGATTTATAGCGCTTACTTCCCCGCTAGACAATGTTAAGTCTTGAGAACAGAATTATTTACCTATGATAGTAGCATTGGGGTATCCATTTAGAATGCTTGTCGTCTTTCAAATTGCTCTCAGTGACGATGAATGAATTCGCACTCTACTACTCTGGTCTTAGCGCTAAATGCTACGGAAGTTAAACCAGCTCACGTGGGAGGCGTCTGCTAGTTGGCACGCTGCAGGCTCACACGGTTTCCTGCAGCAAACAATTCCCTACAATGGAACGTAAGTCGGAACTACAGTTTTCTCAGCTGTCTTTATTAAATGCCTGAAAACTATCTGTATGTAGCTATGCATCAAATATGCATCAGTGATGTCGAGAAAATGTCCGATTCTTTATTCTGTTTCCAGGTCTTGCTCGTGAATGTAGTCTACCTAGTGAGACTGAGTTTTGTGGCTATGGAGCATGGAAAAAGAGATGTAAATTAGTTCGCCAGTCCCCTCTTTCGAACTAATGTTTGTCTTGTCCTCTTTAGGACAGCTGAATTCCCGTTTATCTGAAGATCAGAGTAAACTTCTGGGAGTtcaggtaaatgtaaatgttattattggtttgtactgcatttgtgttttataaaaaGTACTGTGTAAActaacatataaacatatattaatCATTTTGATGGTGTGTCTCACTGCTGTAAAAGATTCAGTCTTTTGAGTCACCCAGGCGTTTGTGATTATTTGATCGACCAATAATATAGCCTGTAGAAaatccaaacacacagagagaaaggataAGCACAGAGAGGACAATGTTAGAATGGCAAGTCAAAACAGGTTGAGAAACCTCTCCTGTCCAATTGGCTGATTAGGGCTTCTGATCACAGGTCGTCTTCTAATATAATAAACTCGATCACAGAAAAGACATTTAATCTCTTTCAAAGATCTAAAGTTACTTCAGtcaatgggggtggggggggggtggtttacATCAAAAGATAAAGACTAATGCCATAGAATTTTGTGGATATAGAGTATAAAGACTAATGCCATCGAATTTTGTGGATATAGAGTATAAGTAACTAGTtgagcagaaaataaatttcatttttcattacatttgcttagctgATGCTCTCATCAAGACAGACTTACATGGTTTacttttttatccatttatacagctgaatatttactgaggcaatttgatTGAAGTGTCTGTACAGTTTGAGTTAAATGTCTGCATGCTACACTTGCTAAGTAAATCTATAGTTGGAGGCAATAATAGGATTGATTTTCTGTAACTCTGCAGATTGCATGTTAAACTATCTGGTGGACCTCTAATGATTACAGACCAGAACTACACATCTAAGCCTGAAATTATCCATGattttcttctgcttttaaCATGGATTTCATGTCTGtggtcactgtgtctgtgctttgttAGAATTTCTTGTTTTGAGTTATTGGCTTATAGCCTCGATTTTAATGCTTCTGTATAGGGCCTGATAGCACTGACGTTTTTGtaattttagttcatttttccagtttttcggtgtatttgtttttcaaataaagAGCTATTGTTTTAGAAATTTTGATTGGTTGGGTTGGTTCTGAGGTTCATCTGTTTTAATTTGGCTCTGTTCAATCAGCCTGTGGGCCAGTTGGCCCAGGGGGTCCTTGTCTTGGGGGAACTCTGACTTCTTACTGCCATTTTTATGCCAGGTTAAAGCTCCCTCCTGCACTGATTACTAGGCCAAAGTAGGTATAGCTAGTAAAGTGCTCTAACACAGTCACCCAGGATGAAGAGGCACCAGTTTCCATGATATCTGGCATTTTTCTGGAATATCATAAGTCTTGTCTTGTCCAGATGGACTGTCAGTGTCCAACTCTTTTACTTTACCTCAAGACACTCTTTTTGGAAAGAATACCATTATTTGGGCACTGgtaatactgtaaaatacatttcccagGTTATACCTACTTTTTCCAAATTACTGGTAGACAAAAATGTAACCCTGACATGTTGGGAACTTTTGGGACCCAAACTAAATATAACTGTGTAACATTATGGGTGCATGCAGACTCAGTCTGTAGTGGAAGAATATACAGGACATTTTATTGTAGTGGTAGCATTTAacaaatatgtgtttttaaagatggAGAGGATAACTAATCGTTACAAAAGattttaaagtgtaaaaatgtaatggtatTACTATTAATGTAGTATATGATGTGtaatgttagctaacattagcaaaCCTAGCCAGGTAACCTAGTTACCTCAGACCCCTGAGGTAGAATAGTAAAGGTGCATTATATTTGCTCCaaaggtgttattttttatatttttttgtcctccgtttccttcatcttcatcataGAATCATGTTCCGAGGGGAAGATGCTGAATATTTTATCCAGAGTAGATCTGTCTGTCGGAACTGCGCCgattctgaaaaataaagttgGCACTGTAACAGCAGTCTGATAGTTCATTGGAAGAATGGAGTGTCACCATGCTGTAGCTTTTCTATGTTCCAGCATGGTCCCCCAGCTTCTTGCTCTGAGTTAATGTTGGCAGCTACATATTTGTCTTATGTAAATCATATCTCCATCTAGCTTGACAGTTTAGTAACAAATGCTGCCGTTACATTATCTTGGTATGTGAAAGCATTGTTTAGTATTGGTTACCATAAAATACACTTTCTCCTAATTTGGTGGTTAATGATCATACACGAGTGAAGATATTTCtagataaaaaaagagaaaaatgaaatggtacGAATTGAATGCAGAAAAACTGCATACATTGAATTTGTCATTGTATCATATGGGATTATTGCATGAAATTTGTCACAATTTGAGTGATATTATGTATACtgattatgtttatttttctgtatttaggCTTATGAATGTATATAAACATTCTTAATTATATTAGCAATAATACTTGAAAGAATAAAGCCACTATAACTGCTGTTATGGCAAACTAGGCTATCAATCACAACAGGTAGATAATGCATGTCATATGGGTTCATTTGCAAACCCCATGATAAATTGGCAGTGGGTAATAAAAGGgtgcagtgtttcagtgttatgttttggaatgtatgtttttgatttgttcattcTCTGCTGAAGGATTCTGAAGTGAACTGGTCTTTAAACACAAGGTTATGTTTGTCAAAGTGGGATGAATCGACGTAGTGGTGTTTCTAGTGAACAGAAGCCATTTTATAGTTAAATATAGCTCCTCTGAAGATCACCTCCTTTATATGTGAGGGTTTTGACAAGGGAAATACTCTATCATCTCATTTGTTTGCTGTGGGTTTGGCTCAGGACATCGTTGAATTTGGTAGTTAACTAGCTAATGCCTTTGATAAAGCATCACAATGACAATATCGGATTTTCTCCTGCTATTTGATCTCCAGTTCCATAAGTTTTGGACAAATCTGGCAGTCTTGTCactattttttaaattgatttggaGTAATTGGTAGAAATAAGATTAGTTGTGATAAGCTTTAATAAAACTGTTTTAGAACATAATATGCGACAGGGAATAAATCCTGGCTTTTGATTGAATTAAATATTCCAGATGCAGtctctcattttaaattgtgGGTTTAGTATGTAGTTGTTTTCATGATGTTTTGCATGACACTATGATGGCTAAATATTGAAATCATTGATGCGGTTGTCATAGTTTGAGTCCATTTCCATGCCATATGCTTTCCATTTGAATCCTGCTGTCTGTTCTGCCAGTGTGTGACATTATTTGATGATAGAATGCCTGGCATTTGGTGATGAACTCATTTGTAATCTTCTAGACTGAAAGCATTGGACTAAAGCGttttctgcttctcctcctgtTCAAGTCTCAGGatggcaggcaggcagaggccTTCACAAAGGCTTTTCTGAAGAATAGTCTGCCGAGCCTCAGCCAGGAGTCCATTAGGCAGTTCATGGACCGTAAGGCTGTTGTTCTGGAGTTtgccaagaagaagaaggagaaacagaaaaggaagagagcGAAGGGCCTCAATGCCAAACAAAGAAGAGAGATGAAGGTCTTCCAGCTGAAAGAAGAACATCAGAAGTTTGTacaactgtttatttttgcattgttaTATGAATGTACATATAAATGAGAGGCTGAAATCTATGCCCATCTGTGATGAACTTTGGCTTCAATGTTGATGAACAGTACAGATGTTTTGGACAGAGACTGTCACCAGTGCTTAAGCTGAATTAGGGTTGGAATGTGTAGCTAGTGGGCAAATTGCAGCCCAGTTCAGGTCTTTATTCAGCATGTCTGAGatataaattttttaaaatgtaaattggaTGTACAGAGTAGTTTCATAAATGGCgtattcattcagtcattcaatTATGCAAGTATGTTTTATGGAAGTGTAGCAGTTTAGTGCACATGCAATACCAGAGTTAGCCAGTTAGTGGCAGTGTTTACCAAAACTATTATTAAAAGTCAGCCACCCCCTCTTGTTGCTGCAGGGCATGTCTTTTCAGTGTTCTTATACTTAAAACATGTAAACCACATGCTATAACTTAGCCTTCATCTTACCAGAATACTTCAATATAAATACATTGTATTTGATTGATCACAAGGATGGTTCACGTGTCAGTTGTGATATATCAGAATTAAGGTTTACATGTgggtttattaaaaaaaaaaaaaagagtgccaTCATCAGATTTGAATGTTTGCTTATACTTGAATATGTAATTGCACCAGTAGTAGTTTGGATTTTTTCCTAGGTCAGTTTCTTGCTTTCTAGTTCACATAAATGCCGTACCATTGTATACATTTTAGTTCCCTACCTCCTTTCTTCAGTAGGGCACCTCAGATCCAGTACTAGCAGGCTCTCCAGCCCCCTTAAAACAACTAAATATCCTTAAGCACGGAACTGTCTGCTCTCAACAAGCAGGCGTTGGCTGGTGATTGTTAAGAGCACAAATTGCCCAGAAAAATACATAAGTATTCTTATCAgtgtttaacatttaatttagaAAATTACAGAATCATAACTCTTGGGTGTTACAAGAACAGTATAAGTAATATACGTatgtatattttagatattttaaacCGTGTTGAGTATTTTAATTAGGTAAACTGTGACTGCATCCCAGTCCAATCCCTACAGGCTTTCCCTAGCCTGTACCctgggtgtgtctgtatgctTGATTCCTTCATATGTAAGGATTTTGTGGAGTGAAGGGACCAAATTTCACCCAGGGTTAAGGGGCTGTAGCTTGCTGGCTGTGATGCAGGGtggtttattatttaataatttatatttacaaaatatatgcatatagtTTGAGGAGAACGTTGACACCAACCACAAGACCTTCAGTCTTCTTATGGTCTAGTCACACTGCCACCAGCCCTGCCCTATGCACATTCATCCCACTCTCAAGCACAGAGACTTCAGAACTGCTGATGTTTCATCACCAATCTACATGTTCCGTAGATTCACTTATCTCACCTCTTCTCCTATTCATTACCTCAGTTATCAACAACGCTGACCACTGGCTATGTCCTTTCTGTCTTCAGGCAGGCTAATGTCATATCTGTGCTCTAGAAACAAACATTGGACCCTTCTACTGCTCAAAACTACTGccctgtccccctcctccccttcctctccaaAATCCTTCAGACAGCTTTCATTCTGCCCCTGCAGTAATCCCAGCATTCATTCTTCCATAACCCAAATCACTCTGGCTTCAAGTCTGGCCACTCCACAGGAACAAATGCCATCACAAATGCCCTTCATTCTGCAAGGGCTGCCTCTCAGTCTGATGTTCTCATTCTGATAGACCTTTCTGGGGGCTTGGACACAGTAAATTGCCAGGTCGCCCTGTCTTCTTTGGCAGCAGTGGGCATTTTGGGCACTGTTCTCAGTTGTATTTCTTCCTACCTCTCAGGGTAAACCTGATCCTCTCTGCAGGAGTCTATCAGGGTTTGGTTCTTGGCTCCCTTCTTTTCTCCTTGTACACAAGAGCACATTGGCCTCTTCATATGGTCAGAATGGTTGAAACACTCACTTTTTCTCAACCACTCTACCCAACTATCTTATgtgcaattatatatatatggaggTGTATTTTAGAGTTTTATGTAATTGGGCATGTGGAGGTTAacttgcatgtgtgtagtatgtgttagcattatatttggaatgataGAGTCTGTGGGTTGTACATATTtctttgcacttacatgtctAGACACGCATTTGTGATTTCAGCACTATGTTTAGCAGTGACCgttgttcatgtgtggttagtggttaCCTGTGCTTGCAACTTTTcctgccactttattagatgtaGTGtctgagttgctctggataagagcatctgccaaatgacaataatgcaatgtattaCATCTCATGtaatatcaataaaaattaAAGATGTAGCTTCCTGTAACAAAAGCCTGCTACTCAACTGTCTAGAACCAGTGTTGAGTAACCAGTGATAATTTTACCTTTCTTCAAGGTAATTTTCTGTAAGTGTGCAGAGACATCTCAGTTATGGGTTTTATTTGTAacttaaatgtctgtttttcttcaacTGGAAAATGGTCTCAGTAAAAATGAGAGTAAAACTACTGGGAAAACCAAAGCTTTAGGGTTCAGACTGTATGTCAGTTATTGTAGGATCTTGCTGAACACTTTAGGGTCCATTAAGATGAATGAAACCTGTGTCTGTTTCCTCTTTGGTCTTTTTTAGGTTCTTGCTGAACACTGTTATGATTTTGCTCATCTATGGCTTTGGTTTGTAGGTATGAGCTTTTCTTGCCATTGCATGAGCTGTGGAAGCAGTACATAAGGGACCTGTGCAATGGGCTGAAGTCTGGAAGGTAAGAAGAGTGCTGAAAACTGATAGCAGAAAAGAAATTGAGTCATTTCTAAATCCTGTTTTGTCAGATGTCCAGTATTGATTCATGCTGttgattttgtgttattttaccCATGTAGGTTTTACACAAGGTCCGTTTTAATGTCAGAAGGAAATCGTTCACTTCTTCTTGTAGACAGAATCACACGTTTTGATGTCctgttttataaatatacatttaatatgcaGTTCATTAAAAGGTAAAGTGCATAAAAAGATGGTGAAACATGTAGCATGTATCAGTATGAGAAACTGGTACATATGGCTTCATTAATAAATGAAGTATCCCTTGGCTAACTGAAGCAGAGTATCATTTCTTGAACATGATATGAGTAAGTTCCCATGTATTACAGTCCATACTTTTGtcctattttatttattctgactTTTTGGGTCATTCTACATGTCAGATCATGTTTTCACTTGTTCACCCTTTGGTTTTTAGTGAAATATACCACAAAGCTGTACAGCAGATGTCTTATTGTGTTGCAGCAATCCACAGATAATTCAGCAGAAACTTCTGAAAGCTGATTTTCATGGTGCTATTATCACAGGTAAGTAAGCTGTGTCCAATAATCTGATTTTAGcatgtattttaaattgaacatttaaaataatgctgtTCATTGGTGCACTTTCTCCCTACTGAGTCTAAACCTACATTTTTTGCCTCATCCAATGGGGTAATTGCAGCTGTTCTGTCCGCTACTGTCAGATTGCTCATAGTTAGGCATACTAGCTATCTCTGCAGTTCCTCATTGGTGAGGGCACTGAAGGGTGGAACCAAAGGTAAAGACTAACTGCAATGAAGTTTTTCCTCTGAATTCACATGCATTCTTCTGACTGCACTGACATGCtaattaaattgtatttttgcatttcagtagTGAGATCCAAATGTCCATCATATGTTGGCACAACAGGAATTCTTGTTCAAGAGatgaaacatgttttcaaaattatCACCAAAGAGAACAAACTGAAAGGTATGCATggaataaacatttattatCCCTTAAGCAATGTATTGTCATTGATCAACAAGTGCTATAAATGGGGATGTAAATGTTGTTATCCCCCCTTCTGCCCCTGCAGTAATCCCTAAGCGAAacagtgtgtttggtgtggaaATCGATGGATTCGTCACCCATATTTATGGAAGCAAGTTTCAGCTAAGATCTAGTGAACGCTCAGCGAAGAAATTTAAAGTGAAGGGAACCATAGACCTCTAAGTGAGAACCATGGAACACAGCAAATGGAACTATACAACAGTAATCAAGACAAAGATACTCCTCTGAAGAGATATCCACAGCGCAGATTGGACAGAGAATACAGTGTCAACTGTTTGAACCTACTATAATGGAATTAATGTATCTTGTTTATCCAcctatttaatttttaatgaatgtagaaaatgtatatatgaccttagtttttatttttatttgaatatttcattggaTTATGAAATTTTGGCCATGCGTAAattgatatatgtatatacaggcAGTTCTCATTTCCTTTAATATTGCTTTAATTTTGTGAAAGAGACCCCTGCAATAACAGTGATGTCCACAAGGGGCCGCTTGGGGACATATGTTCATCTAATTAGACAATCATTCTGCTTTTCCTAGTAAAGTTCAGTGAACAGTAAACGTGagttctgtgttcattttgtcaACTTGCACTCTTTTATTCGTACCATGGAGCAGTGGCAGGTTAAATTGTTCAGAACTCATTTCTTAAAGTTTTGAGAATCTACagcaagaaaaacattaaaattatgcTGATTAGCAACTGCTATCCCTCATGAATGTAATAAAGATTTTCTCTTCCATGGTGCATGTAAATACATTATAGTGCTCCACGGTTGCagatcatgttttattttgaaaacgGACAGAATAATAATTACTGGGCACTAAACTTGTATAACATTATTTGAAACATAAGCACACTTTATCCCCTTGTCGAAAGGATAAATTGTTTTGTTACTTTAATTGAGTCAATTCTCAAATTACTCCTGCAGATATAGTAGTTCAGTATCTCATTTGCTGGTTGTGTTACCTAATTAATCATGGGAAAGGTGTCTATAGACCGGTGgaactttcattttttattttgtacaattttacaAGGGGTGTATCAGCATACACATTTTCCAGTGTTGTTGTTATTAGCTGTTTGCAGACAATAAGCATACTTAAATGTAATGCCCAATCATTACAAGAgtgcaaataaacaacaaacataatcatacaaatataaaaatagtcATATAAATGAGTTCTTAAGGTATCAATTGCTTCATTCATATCTGAATATATTACCATTGTGTTAAGACATAACATCACAGGGCTGCATGGGGGACTTTACGCTCACGTTTCAACTTCAATCATGTTGGCTTGTCAAGATACTTACTGGTAGAGGTCTTGCTGTTAAGCACCAAGTATGGCCTCAATGTGTCACTCAGTAATTATGTATTGTTTATCTACAGCATGCAGGACTGCATTCCAGGAATTATTAAGTTTACTTGCGGAAGCGCACGTTGTTTACGGTATAACATTGTGACATTCTGTTAAGACCTGGGAAAAAACAGAGCTCAAACTGGCAGAGACAGGAAACACTGCAGAATTTCTCCCATATTTGACATAGATTCAGTTGGATCAAAGAATCCTAAGTTTCATAATGATGTGTTAACATGGTCCGCAtgcagtatgtactgtatgaggCAGAAGTCAAGCCTTGATCATTATCTGTTTGCACCAAGTTTTTATGATAATTTGTGAACATTATCAGTCTTTAGCATGCATTTCATATCTATACCCAAAATAGACTAAGTTGAGAAACTTTCTATCAGGATGACTAGCATTTTATGTCCGTTGGCTTAGTTTATGCCTCAAGTATTTGCAATAAATCTACTGTGCAGATTTTTTGAATGGATATAAAgctttgtttgtctgtgtcctTACATGGTTTATGGTCAAACTTGGCTGTAAATTTTCAGCATTCTAACAACTAATGTTCACAGTAGGTGATTCAATGTGGCCTGTCCTTTCTTGTAAAACGTATTTACAAACACTTGCAATGTGACTCGAAATGTATGATTTTGCAATCAAATGTAGGAAATTTCCTGTATTTTCTAAGTCaatacagaagaaaaatgaTGTGGACATTTCTTGTTGCAAAATTCATCTTTGCAATTTTATTACGCAGATTCAGAATGTCTTAAATGTCTGATTTCTGCTTCACATGTCCTTACTTCTACATGTGAtttgtcaaattaaaatgataatttctTAATTCCATTTCTAAAGTATGTCAATATTGAGGAAAACGgctacatttttttgtattctcCTAACATCTACTTCTTTGCAATCTATTGGTAATCTGGTATTTTTCTTAATAGTATTAGAATCACAATAGTGTGCAAACTAGCATTATACAGTAGGTCTAAAAAAATCTTTACCTGAATCATTATTAATCTCATGAATTGAAACTAACCTCTTGTAATCAAGGGacggcagtgtggcgtagtggtaaggagtaggagttgtaactgaaaggttgtcagatctccactggagcactgctgttgtacccttgagcaaggtacttaacccagaattgcttcagtaaacatgcaGCTGGGTAAATGGGACACGTGAAAGATTGTTACCtttataagtcactctgggtaagagtatctgctaaattcCAACAATATAatcagaaatgtgtatttttttttctttgaattattATTCCTGTGCCTATTACCTACAATCCAGAATTTCCAGATAGTATAAAAGAGGTTAGTCTGTATGAGTGGACATATTTACCACTGCAGGAACTAATTTCTGtttaatgatcattttaagTACTTATTACTTTAGTATGATGCTCATAGTAAAGGggtggggatgtgggggggCGCAGCAAGT encodes the following:
- the pop4 gene encoding ribonuclease P protein subunit p29, producing MERQLNSRLSEDQSKLLGVQSQDGRQAEAFTKAFLKNSLPSLSQESIRQFMDRKAVVLEFAKKKKEKQKRKRAKGLNAKQRREMKVFQLKEEHQKYELFLPLHELWKQYIRDLCNGLKSGSNPQIIQQKLLKADFHGAIITVVRSKCPSYVGTTGILVQEMKHVFKIITKENKLKVIPKRNSVFGVEIDGFVTHIYGSKFQLRSSERSAKKFKVKGTIDL